A genomic region of Notamacropus eugenii isolate mMacEug1 chromosome 3, mMacEug1.pri_v2, whole genome shotgun sequence contains the following coding sequences:
- the TSPAN8 gene encoding tetraspanin-8: MGGVSGFIKYSMFIFNFIFWACGCVILGVAIYARVSENGNDIVSAEVQPINIHAAANLLIAVGAIIMVLGFLGCCGAMKESRCMLLLFFIGLLLIVIIQIAAGVVGIVYKSKLEDSFKETFQEQVKSLTLEGADHETFRNSLEKVQKEFKCCGLVDGAADWGRYFDQYSASCLCTNVTNAKDICTTYNGKQVYKQACGDAIIDFLKKNLMVVAGIAFGVAVIEILGMVFSMVLYCQIGKK, encoded by the exons gCATGTGGCTGTGTCATCCTGGGAGTAGCAATATATGCACGTGTCAGCGAAAATGGTAACGAT ATCGTCAGTGCAGAAGTACAACCAATCAACATACATGCAGCTGCTAATCTCTTGATAGCTGTGGGTGCCATTATCATGGTCCTTGGCTTCCTGGGATGCTGTGGTGCTATGAAAGAAAGTCGTTGCATGCTGCTCTTG TTCTTCATTGGCCTGCTTCTGATTGTGATCATTCAGATTGCCGCAGGTGTGGTAGGCATTGTCTACAAATCCAAG CTTGAAGACTCATTTAAAGAAACTTTCCAGGAACAAGTGAAAAGTTTGACCCTAGAGGGTGCTGACCATGAAACATTTAGAAACAGCTTGGAGAAAGTTCAAAAGGAG TTTAAATGCTGTGGCTTGGTTGATGGAGCTGCTGACTGGGGAAGGTATTTTGACCAGTATTCTGCATCATGCTTATGTACAAATGTTACTAATGCAAAGGACATTTGTACAACATATAATGGAAAGCAAGTTTACAAACAG GCATGTGGTGACGCTATTATAGactttttgaagaaaaatttgaTGGTTGTAGCTGGAATTGCATTTGGAGTGGCAGTGATTGAG atactTGGCATGGTGTTTTCTATGGTCTTATACTGCCAGattgggaaaaagtga